From Rutidosis leptorrhynchoides isolate AG116_Rl617_1_P2 chromosome 3, CSIRO_AGI_Rlap_v1, whole genome shotgun sequence, a single genomic window includes:
- the LOC139899579 gene encoding splicing factor-like protein 1, translated as MDTLETNHINHNHSSPQSETLISSSLSPQNSKSINHNHTNHSDANNNSETLISSQQAQNTDSCPTNGQMNDTLNKPLIQATQVTNSTDKDCSGGEEDTSSRRRRKSRWDPPPSDDNGTVSDGSGTRKRKSRWADDVPNPVIQLPDFMKDFAAGIELDPEVQVLNAKLIEISRKLQSGLPLDDRPEGARSPSPEPVYDNLGIRINTREYRARERLNKERQEIISQILKKNPSFKPPADYRPPKVQKKLYIPMKEYPGYNFIGLIIGPRGNTQKRMERETGAKIVIRGKGSIKEGRLQQKRDLKHDPSENEDLHVLVEADTQESVDAAAGMVEKLLHPVDEVLNEHKRQQLRELAALNGTIRDEEYCRLCGEPGHRQFVCPSRNSTFKSDVLCKICGDGGHPTIDCPVKGSTGKKMDDEYQNFLAELGGTVPESLTKSTSSPLAIGPASSVTTGTTTLTSGSTSNVVKPSLKEYDETNLYIGYLPSTLEDDTLIQLFAPFGDIVMAKVIKDRVTGLSKGYGFVKYADVQQANTAIASMNGHRLDGRSIAVRVAGKPPQPTIPPGPPAPPVPVAGAPPTTFGSNPVPWHPTGPPPTYAPYPPPPPGSTMYPPVISQPLPPYGVQYPTLAPTVSSSATSLTPSGEMYTSAAPPSVQPAYPTATYPYASYYGVPPAPAPVPPPVTNIANVSQPAADPSQILANAPWASKTAVPPVAVSAGTSTSAADTEFEKFMAEMK; from the coding sequence ATGGACACTCTTGAAACCAACCATATCAATCACAATCATTCATCTCCGCAATCCGAAACCCTAATTTCCTCATCCTTAAGCCCCCAAAATTCCAAgtcaatcaaccacaaccatacCAACCACTCTGATGCAAATAACAATTCAGAAACCCTAATTTCATCTCAACAAGCTCAAAATACGGATTCGTGTCCTACCAACGGGCAAATGAATGATACCTTAAATAAACCATTAATTCAGGCAACTCAGGTAACAAACAGTACAGATAAGGATTGTTCAGGTGGTGAAGAGGACACATCAAGCAGACGCCGGAGAAAAAGCCGGTGGGATCCACCGCCTTCCGATGACAACGGTACGGTTAGCGACGGAAGCGGTACTCGAAAGCGGAAATCTCGTTGGGCAGATGATGTGCCGAATCCGGTAATACAATTGCCTGATTTCATGAAGGATTTCGCTGCAGGTATCGAACTTGATCCCGAAGTTCAAGTACTGAATGCTAAACTTATTGAAATAAGTAGAAAGTTACAATCTGGATTGCCATTAGATGATAGACCTGAAGGTGCTAGATCACCTTCTCCTGAACCTGTTTACGATAACTTAGGAATTCGAATTAATACACGAGAGTATCGAGCTAGGGAACGGTTAAATAAAGAGAGACAAGAGATTATATCACAGATTTTGAAAAAGAATCCGTCTTTTAAACCGCCTGCTGATTATAGGCCACCTAAAGTTCAAAAAAAGCTTTATATACCTATGAAGGAGTATCCTGGGTATAATTTTATCGGACTTATAATTGGGCCGAGGGGGAATACTCAGAAGAGGATGGAAAGGGAAACGGGAGCGAAAATTGTGATACGAGGTAAAGGGTCAATCAAAGAAGGTAGGTTGCAGCAGAAAAGGGATTTGAAACATGATCCCTCAGAAAATGAAGATTTACATGTTTTGGTGGAGGCTGATACTCAGGAATCGGTTGATGCTGCTGCAGGGATGGTTGAGAAACTTTTGCACCCTGTTGATGAAGTATTAAATGAACATAAGAGACAACAACTTAGGGAACTTGCTGCCCTCAATGGTACTATAAGGGATGAAGAGTATTGTAGATTGTGTGGTGAACCAGGCCACCGACAATTTGTGTGTCCATCTCGTAATTCTACTTTTAAAAgtgatgttttatgtaaaatatgtGGTGATGGTGGTCATCCAACTATAGATTGTCCAGTCAAAGGTTCGACTGGTaagaaaatggatgatgaatacCAGAACTTCTTGGCCGAGTTAGGAGGGACGGTTCCTGAATCGTTGACTAAGTCAACCTCTTCGCCTCTTGCTATCGGTCCAGCCAGTTCTGTGACCACTGGAACTACCACTTTGACGAGTGGAAGTACTTCAAATGTGGTTAAACCTTCCTTGAAGGAGTATGATGAAACAAACTTGTATATTGGGTACTTACCTTCTACTTTAGAAGATGATACTTTAATCCAATTGTTTGCACCTTTTGGTGACATTGTGATGGCTAAGGTTATTAAGGATCGTGTTACGGGTTTAAGTAAAGGCTACGGTTTCGTGAAATATGCAGACGTTCAGCAAGCTAATACTGCTATTGCTAGTATGAATGGTCATCGTTTAGATGGGAGATCAATTGCTGTTAGAGTTGCCGGGAAGCCACCTCAGCCAACTATCCCTCCGGGTCCTCCTGCACCGCCAGTGCCTGTTGCCGGTGCACCGCCCACCACCTTTGGCAGTAACCCGGTTCCGTGGCACCCAACTGGACCACCTCCTACTTACGCGCCTTACCCGCCTCCACCACCTGGCTCCACCATGTACCCTCCGGTCATTAGTCAGCCATTACCCCCTTATGGGGTACAATACCCTACACTAGCGCCTACAGTATCCTCATCTGCGACTTCATTAACCCCTTCTGGTGAGATGTACACATCTGCAGCTCCACCAAGCGTGCAACCTGCTTATCCAACGGCTACATATCCTTATGCATCTTACTATGGTGTACCCCCTGCACCTGCACCTGTTCCCCCTCCAGTTACTAATATTGCTAATGTGTCTCAGCCAGCGGCTGACCCGTCACAGATCCTTGCAAATGCTCCATGGGCCTCCAAAACTGCTGTTCCTCCCGTTGCTGTGTCAGCTGGGACAAGTACATCTGCTGCAGATACGGAATTTGAGAAATTTATGGCTGAGATGAAATGA